A genomic segment from Candidatus Brocadia sinica JPN1 encodes:
- a CDS encoding phospholipase D-like domain-containing protein encodes MMSPPNTVTEIRALADQAFSRAAGAPLVEGNHVRLLKDARENYPAWLDAIGAAKRHIHFESYSIHEDDTGCKFADALLGKAREGVRVRIIYDWVGGFGKTSRRFWNRLRAGGVEVRCYNPPRLDSPFGWLSRDHRKMLSVDSQVGFVSGLCVGRMWEGVPEKKIDPWRDIGIEVRGPSVADIEQAFAQVWAMIGKPIPEHELASRNALAQAGETPLRIVASVPATAGMFRLDQLVATLARKRLWLTDAYYAGTSAYVQALRASAKDGVDVRLLVPNATDIPILKPLSRAGYRTLLEAGVRVFEWNGTMLHAKTAVADGRWARVGSTNLNIASWFGNCELDVVVEDELFAREMEEMYLQDLTNATEVVLDAKQRVYAPGEPPHLHSVMISGSGSAGRAASGAVRIGNAVGAAFTDRRVLGPAEVHMMIGGGALFLILAALFAFFPRVLAYPLFIIFAWLGITLFFRSYKLHRQTKRKRDAHVRHRRSKG; translated from the coding sequence ATGATGTCACCGCCAAACACCGTGACGGAGATACGTGCACTCGCCGACCAGGCCTTCTCTCGCGCCGCCGGTGCGCCACTCGTTGAGGGTAATCATGTTCGACTGCTCAAAGACGCGCGAGAGAACTACCCGGCATGGCTCGATGCCATCGGAGCGGCGAAACGTCATATCCACTTCGAGAGCTACAGCATTCATGAAGACGATACGGGGTGCAAATTCGCTGACGCGCTGCTTGGGAAAGCGCGGGAAGGCGTGCGAGTGCGGATCATCTACGATTGGGTGGGCGGCTTTGGAAAGACCTCGCGGCGGTTCTGGAATCGCTTACGTGCAGGCGGCGTCGAAGTGCGTTGCTATAACCCGCCACGCTTGGACTCGCCCTTCGGCTGGCTTAGTCGTGATCACCGTAAGATGCTCTCAGTAGATAGTCAAGTTGGCTTCGTCTCGGGCTTGTGCGTCGGGCGCATGTGGGAGGGGGTTCCTGAAAAGAAGATCGACCCGTGGCGTGACATCGGAATCGAAGTGCGCGGACCCTCAGTGGCAGATATTGAGCAAGCATTCGCACAAGTCTGGGCGATGATCGGCAAGCCAATCCCTGAACATGAGTTGGCGAGTCGAAACGCGCTCGCACAAGCAGGTGAAACGCCGCTTCGCATCGTGGCAAGCGTGCCGGCGACGGCTGGCATGTTCCGCTTAGACCAACTTGTCGCCACGCTTGCAAGAAAGAGATTGTGGCTGACAGATGCCTACTACGCCGGGACGTCAGCCTACGTGCAAGCTCTGAGAGCGTCGGCGAAGGACGGGGTTGACGTGCGCCTCCTTGTACCGAACGCGACAGACATTCCTATCTTAAAACCTTTATCGAGGGCGGGGTATCGTACGCTCCTGGAGGCAGGCGTGCGCGTTTTCGAGTGGAACGGGACGATGCTGCATGCGAAGACCGCGGTCGCTGATGGGCGTTGGGCGCGCGTCGGTTCGACCAATCTCAACATCGCAAGTTGGTTTGGCAACTGCGAGTTGGATGTGGTGGTCGAAGACGAATTATTCGCACGCGAGATGGAGGAGATGTACCTTCAGGATTTAACGAATGCGACGGAGGTCGTCTTGGATGCGAAACAGAGGGTGTACGCACCCGGCGAGCCACCCCACCTGCATTCTGTGATGATAAGTGGCAGCGGAAGCGCGGGCAGAGCGGCATCTGGGGCGGTTCGTATCGGTAACGCCGTTGGTGCGGCTTTCACCGACCGGCGCGTACTTGGACCGGCTGAAGTGCACATGATGATAGGTGGCGGCGCGTTGTTCTTAATTTTGGCCGCTCTCTTTGCATTCTTTCCGCGCGTGCTTGCGTACCCGCTGTTCATTATTTTTGCTTGGCTTGGCATCACGCTGTTTTTTAGAAGCTATAAATTGCATCGTCAGACTAAGCGAAAAAGGGACGCACATGTACGTCATCGTAGAAGCAAAGGATAG
- a CDS encoding zinc-dependent alcohol dehydrogenase family protein — translation MKAIVYHGPGKRSWEEKPKPAITASSDAIVRIQKTTICGTDLHILKGDVPTVTDGRILGHEGIGVVDEVGNGVMNFQAGDKVLISCITSCGKCEYCRKGMYSHCHNGGWILGNTIDGTQAEYVRIPFADTSLYPVPPGADDEALLMLSDILPTGFECGVINGQVSPGDTVAVVGAGPVGLAVLLTSQLYSPSEIIMIDVDDNRLEVAKRLGATKTINSSDGKATRRVMELTLNRGVNVAIEAVGIPVTFDLCQEIVAPGGHIANVGVHGKSVNLKLEKLWDHNITLTTRLVDTVTTPMLLKLVQAGRLKAKDLITHRFRIEEIMKAYDTFGNAAKEKALKVVLDSGGTR, via the coding sequence ATGAAGGCAATAGTCTATCACGGTCCGGGCAAACGGAGCTGGGAGGAAAAACCTAAACCTGCAATCACGGCTTCTTCTGATGCGATCGTCAGAATCCAGAAAACCACGATTTGCGGGACGGATCTGCATATCCTGAAGGGTGACGTACCAACCGTCACGGATGGAAGGATATTAGGGCATGAGGGGATTGGGGTTGTGGATGAAGTGGGAAATGGTGTAATGAATTTCCAGGCAGGCGACAAGGTCTTGATCTCCTGCATAACATCGTGCGGGAAGTGTGAGTACTGCCGAAAGGGAATGTATTCTCATTGCCATAACGGGGGATGGATCCTGGGGAATACGATTGATGGAACCCAGGCAGAGTATGTGAGAATCCCCTTTGCCGACACCAGTCTGTATCCCGTCCCGCCCGGTGCAGATGACGAGGCCCTGCTCATGCTGAGCGACATCCTTCCCACCGGATTTGAGTGCGGCGTGATCAATGGCCAGGTGAGTCCGGGTGACACAGTTGCCGTTGTGGGAGCCGGCCCCGTAGGACTGGCAGTGCTCCTGACGTCCCAGCTTTACTCGCCATCCGAAATCATCATGATTGATGTGGATGACAACCGCCTGGAGGTCGCCAAAAGACTCGGGGCAACAAAGACGATCAACAGCAGCGATGGAAAAGCGACCCGGAGGGTGATGGAGCTCACACTCAACAGGGGCGTGAATGTGGCGATCGAGGCGGTAGGAATCCCGGTCACCTTCGACCTCTGCCAGGAGATCGTGGCGCCGGGTGGACATATCGCCAACGTCGGCGTACACGGAAAGAGCGTGAACCTGAAGCTGGAGAAGCTTTGGGACCATAACATTACGTTGACGACACGTTTGGTTGACACCGTGACCACGCCGATGCTTTTGAAGCTTGTTCAAGCCGGACGGCTGAAAGCCAAGGACTTGATCACGCACCGGTTCCGCATCGAGGAGATCATGAAGGCCTACGACACGTTTGGAAACGCTGCGAAGGAGAAGGCGTTGAAAGTGGTTTTAGACTCAGGAGGAACACGATGA
- a CDS encoding HdeD family acid-resistance protein, which translates to MNIVEKQLATILARNWWVLLLRGIIAIIFGVLVWVLPWISLVVLVLLFGAYALVDGILGVWIAIMGRKEHEDWWVLLLWGLIGIGVGILTFLVPDVTALALLFYIAAWAIATGVLQIVAAIRLRRQIKGEWMLILGGLASVVFGVLLMAQPFAGALALLWLIVIYAVLFGVLLVILALRVRTFGNQLARS; encoded by the coding sequence ATGAACATTGTAGAGAAGCAACTGGCAACAATTCTTGCCCGTAACTGGTGGGTGCTACTGCTGCGTGGCATCATCGCGATCATATTTGGCGTCTTGGTCTGGGTGCTGCCCTGGATCTCGCTCGTGGTGCTGGTGTTGCTCTTCGGCGCCTACGCCTTGGTGGACGGCATCCTCGGGGTCTGGATCGCCATTATGGGACGCAAGGAGCACGAAGACTGGTGGGTGCTACTCCTCTGGGGACTCATCGGCATTGGGGTCGGAATACTGACTTTCCTAGTTCCCGATGTCACCGCGCTGGCACTCCTGTTCTACATCGCAGCCTGGGCAATTGCCACGGGAGTTCTTCAGATCGTGGCCGCGATCCGCCTGCGAAGGCAGATAAAAGGGGAGTGGATGCTCATTCTCGGCGGCCTCGCATCGGTCGTGTTCGGCGTCCTCCTCATGGCGCAGCCGTTCGCGGGCGCTCTCGCCCTGCTTTGGCTGATTGTGATATATGCCGTTCTCTTCGGCGTCCTTCTCGTGATTCTCGCGTTAAGGGTGCGCACCTTCGGTAACCAACTTGCACGCTCATAA
- a CDS encoding c-type cytochrome: MSQLKPKSMASAIILGALVGVGIWAGIASAMPQEGSDRGIVWKDGAEVYAGVCVYCHEQMLRGAGVDPAKIRYAVRHGKRAMPAFRSTEIDDASMEKLIEYLSKKEPEIK, from the coding sequence ATGAGCCAGTTGAAACCAAAAAGCATGGCGTCAGCGATCATTCTCGGCGCACTGGTTGGAGTCGGGATATGGGCAGGTATCGCATCGGCGATGCCTCAAGAGGGTTCCGATCGTGGGATCGTGTGGAAAGATGGGGCTGAAGTGTACGCCGGTGTTTGTGTCTATTGCCATGAACAGATGCTTCGAGGGGCGGGCGTTGATCCTGCAAAAATTCGGTATGCGGTGCGACACGGAAAAAGGGCCATGCCGGCCTTCCGGTCGACTGAAATTGACGATGCGTCAATGGAAAAGCTTATCGAGTATCTGTCGAAAAAAGAACCGGAAATCAAGTAA
- the glgX gene encoding glycogen debranching protein GlgX, with amino-acid sequence MDPVTFTTGNAVIDRTRGNSFPLGATVLQGGVNFSVFSKSATFVELLLFDHAEDPGPSRTILLDPRKNRTYHYWHVFVPDVGPGQIYGYRVHGPYEPARGMRFDPGKVLLDPYGRAVVVPEKYSRTAAGLPGDNCGAAMKSVVTDPRTYDWEGDLPLRRPFTRTIIYEMHVRGFTAHPNSGVAPEKRGTYAGLIEKIPYLKDLGITAVELLPVYHFDEQDAPPEFKNYWGYAPVSFFTPHPAYSSRKEPLCVVDEFRDMIKALHRAGIEVILDVVYNHTAEDNHEGPTLSFRGFENDAYYILGPDKRHYSNYTGCGNTLNASNPFVRRMIIDSLHYWVQEMHVDGFRFDLASILARDEQGRPLANPPVLWDIETDPVLSGVKLIAEAWDAAGLYQVGSFIGDSWKEWNVRFRDDVRSFLKGDRNTVSKFASRLLGSPDIYGHEEREPEQSINFVTCHDGFTLNDLVSYNDKHNEENGEENRDGSNDNMSWNCGIEGPTDALPIERLRNRQVKNFFAVTLLAAGAPMLLMGDEVRRTQRGNNNAYGQDNEISWFDWGLVEKHANVLRFVKYLITARLRRNVSLEDLGLTLNQLLSQAKITWHGVKLNQPDWGADSHAVALTARSLKGRFIIHTMINAYWEGLEFDVPPVSEFECEVWMRWIDTARESPDDISSWDEASVVREAVYPVQPRSLVVLVSRVKNRGKL; translated from the coding sequence ATGGATCCGGTGACATTCACCACAGGGAATGCCGTTATTGACAGAACGAGGGGAAACAGTTTTCCCCTCGGTGCAACTGTATTACAGGGTGGCGTCAATTTTAGTGTCTTCTCGAAGAGCGCGACCTTTGTAGAACTGCTGCTGTTTGACCATGCAGAGGATCCCGGTCCTTCCCGCACTATCCTGCTCGATCCACGGAAGAATAGGACATACCACTATTGGCATGTTTTTGTTCCGGATGTCGGTCCAGGACAGATCTATGGATATCGTGTCCACGGCCCTTATGAGCCGGCGCGCGGCATGCGCTTCGATCCCGGAAAGGTACTACTCGATCCTTACGGCAGGGCGGTTGTCGTTCCCGAGAAATACAGCCGCACCGCGGCGGGTCTGCCTGGTGACAATTGCGGTGCTGCAATGAAGAGCGTGGTGACAGACCCGCGCACGTATGACTGGGAAGGTGATCTGCCTCTGAGACGGCCTTTTACGCGCACGATCATTTATGAGATGCACGTTCGCGGATTCACGGCCCATCCGAATTCGGGCGTCGCACCGGAAAAACGGGGCACATACGCGGGCCTGATCGAAAAGATCCCTTACCTTAAAGACCTCGGCATCACTGCGGTTGAGCTGCTGCCGGTATATCATTTCGACGAGCAGGATGCACCGCCGGAGTTCAAGAACTACTGGGGATATGCGCCAGTCTCGTTCTTTACACCTCATCCTGCATACAGTTCGCGAAAAGAACCTCTGTGCGTGGTTGATGAGTTCCGTGACATGATAAAGGCCCTACACCGCGCGGGGATTGAGGTGATCCTCGATGTTGTATATAACCATACAGCCGAAGACAACCATGAGGGGCCGACGCTGTCCTTCCGGGGATTCGAAAATGATGCCTATTATATACTCGGGCCTGACAAGAGGCACTATAGCAACTACACGGGATGTGGCAATACGCTCAATGCGAGCAATCCCTTTGTCCGCCGCATGATCATCGACAGCCTTCATTACTGGGTTCAGGAGATGCATGTGGACGGTTTCCGTTTCGATCTCGCTTCGATCCTCGCCAGGGACGAACAGGGCCGGCCACTCGCGAATCCACCGGTCCTCTGGGACATCGAGACCGATCCGGTATTGTCCGGCGTTAAGCTCATTGCCGAGGCATGGGACGCGGCCGGGCTTTACCAGGTGGGCAGCTTCATCGGTGACAGCTGGAAGGAATGGAATGTGAGATTCAGGGACGATGTGCGAAGCTTTCTCAAGGGAGACAGGAATACGGTTTCAAAATTCGCATCCCGTCTGTTAGGCAGTCCCGATATCTATGGACATGAGGAGCGGGAACCCGAGCAGAGCATCAATTTCGTCACCTGCCACGACGGGTTCACCCTGAACGACCTTGTCTCTTACAATGATAAGCACAACGAGGAGAACGGTGAGGAGAACCGCGACGGCAGTAATGACAACATGAGCTGGAACTGCGGCATCGAGGGACCGACGGACGCCCTTCCAATCGAGCGGCTCAGGAACCGTCAGGTGAAGAACTTCTTTGCAGTCACCCTGCTCGCAGCAGGAGCGCCAATGCTTCTTATGGGGGATGAGGTTCGGAGGACACAGAGAGGAAATAACAATGCCTACGGACAGGACAATGAGATCAGCTGGTTCGACTGGGGCCTTGTTGAAAAACATGCCAACGTGCTCAGGTTTGTCAAATACCTCATTACGGCCCGACTGCGGAGGAACGTTTCTCTGGAGGACCTTGGGTTGACCTTGAACCAGCTCCTCAGTCAGGCGAAAATAACCTGGCATGGAGTGAAACTCAACCAGCCCGACTGGGGAGCCGACTCCCACGCTGTCGCCCTGACTGCGAGAAGCCTAAAAGGCAGATTCATAATCCATACGATGATAAATGCATACTGGGAAGGGCTGGAATTCGATGTCCCCCCTGTCTCTGAGTTTGAATGCGAAGTCTGGATGCGGTGGATCGATACCGCCCGAGAATCGCCGGATGACATCTCTTCTTGGGATGAGGCATCTGTGGTCAGGGAAGCAGTATATCCTGTCCAACCGCGATCATTGGTGGTCCTTGTCAGCCGGGTGAAAAACCGTGGAAAACTATAA
- a CDS encoding FAD-binding oxidoreductase, with protein sequence MASKYITLPKGISEEVFDAAVKDFRRVLGEASVLTNAEQIAPYTKIMMSVPESNHTPSAAIIAQSVEQIQEILAICNKYKVPIWPISTGKNLGYGSAAPAERGQVVLDLKRMNRILEVDPDLCFALVEPGVTYKQLYDYIHEHNYPLWLSVPASSAIAGPIGNTLDRGVGYTPYGEHFLFACGMEVVLPNGEVLRTGMGSIPKSSTWQVFKWGYGPYLDGIFTQSNYGIVTKLGFWLMPAPPVYKPFAIQYEREDDIVEIVETIRPLRIGNVIPNAVVIAHALYDAPVKAKRSDYVTGPGAITDEAVQRIMKDHKLGAWNVYAALYGTLEQIEVNWKIVTESFGKSGKAKILTEKEANGDPAFEYRAALMRGDMNLTEFRLYNWRGGGGSMWFAPVSQARGSESLKQMAMAKRILGKYGLDYSGEFIVGMRDMHHVIDVLYDRTDPDQMKAGHDCFNELLRTFAAEGYAVYRVNTAFMDTVAHTYGPVQRQVHQTLKKALDPNGIIAPGKSGIR encoded by the coding sequence ATGGCAAGTAAATACATCACTCTGCCGAAAGGGATATCCGAAGAGGTCTTTGATGCTGCTGTGAAGGATTTCCGCCGTGTGCTCGGTGAGGCCTCCGTACTCACAAACGCCGAACAAATTGCGCCATATACTAAGATTATGATGTCGGTACCGGAGTCGAACCACACACCCTCCGCAGCGATCATTGCACAGTCGGTGGAACAGATTCAGGAAATTCTCGCCATTTGCAATAAGTACAAGGTGCCGATTTGGCCCATCTCGACCGGGAAAAATCTGGGTTATGGCTCTGCGGCTCCGGCTGAGCGCGGTCAGGTTGTGCTCGATCTCAAACGGATGAATCGCATCCTTGAAGTCGATCCGGACCTGTGCTTCGCTCTCGTCGAGCCCGGAGTCACGTACAAGCAGCTCTACGACTACATCCATGAGCACAACTACCCCTTATGGTTGTCCGTGCCGGCTTCGTCTGCGATTGCCGGGCCGATCGGCAATACGCTGGATCGTGGCGTCGGGTACACCCCGTATGGAGAACATTTCCTCTTCGCCTGCGGCATGGAGGTGGTCCTGCCGAACGGCGAGGTGTTACGAACCGGCATGGGATCGATACCGAAGTCCAGTACGTGGCAGGTCTTCAAGTGGGGCTACGGACCTTATCTGGACGGGATCTTTACCCAGTCCAACTACGGCATTGTTACCAAATTAGGCTTCTGGCTCATGCCGGCGCCCCCCGTTTATAAACCTTTTGCCATTCAATATGAGCGTGAGGATGACATCGTGGAGATCGTGGAGACGATCCGTCCGCTACGAATCGGAAACGTGATCCCCAACGCCGTCGTTATCGCCCATGCGCTGTATGATGCGCCGGTGAAGGCCAAACGGAGTGATTATGTGACCGGACCGGGAGCGATCACCGATGAGGCGGTGCAGCGTATTATGAAGGATCACAAGCTTGGAGCGTGGAACGTCTATGCGGCCCTCTACGGCACGTTGGAACAAATCGAGGTGAACTGGAAAATCGTGACGGAGTCCTTCGGGAAATCCGGAAAGGCGAAGATCCTGACGGAAAAAGAGGCGAACGGAGACCCGGCCTTCGAGTACCGTGCTGCCCTAATGCGCGGCGACATGAACCTCACGGAATTCAGACTCTACAACTGGCGGGGAGGGGGCGGATCAATGTGGTTTGCGCCGGTTTCCCAGGCCCGCGGCAGTGAGTCATTGAAGCAGATGGCGATGGCCAAGCGTATTCTGGGCAAGTACGGACTGGATTACTCCGGGGAATTCATTGTCGGTATGCGCGATATGCATCACGTCATCGATGTGTTGTATGACCGGACTGATCCTGATCAGATGAAAGCCGGACACGACTGTTTTAACGAGCTGTTACGTACGTTCGCCGCAGAGGGGTATGCGGTGTATCGGGTCAACACCGCCTTCATGGACACGGTGGCGCACACCTATGGTCCGGTGCAACGACAGGTCCACCAGACGCTCAAAAAGGCTCTGGATCCCAATGGGATTATTGCGCCGGGGAAGTCTGGCATCCGATAG
- a CDS encoding helix-turn-helix domain-containing protein, producing the protein MEGMGERNNPLDDVVAGVLLGSEMFVAQIRRMLQRRKPDEEIPQLKKLREIIPIEKVIKGCCKYYGKKEEELLRKGKGKRERQAAIYVSKIMSNAKNTEIGRYFGIQGSTVSEALKRVETRIKREGKFRKELEVLKKQFVIE; encoded by the coding sequence ATGGAAGGCATGGGGGAAAGAAATAATCCCCTGGACGATGTGGTAGCTGGAGTTCTCCTCGGCAGTGAAATGTTCGTAGCACAAATAAGGAGGATGTTACAGAGACGAAAACCCGATGAAGAGATTCCTCAGTTGAAAAAACTCCGGGAAATAATTCCTATAGAGAAAGTTATCAAAGGTTGTTGTAAGTATTACGGCAAAAAGGAAGAGGAGTTACTGAGAAAAGGGAAGGGAAAAAGGGAAAGACAAGCAGCGATATATGTATCAAAAATCATGAGTAATGCGAAGAATACAGAAATTGGGAGGTATTTTGGCATACAAGGGTCAACAGTAAGTGAAGCTCTTAAGAGAGTAGAAACCAGGATAAAAAGAGAAGGTAAATTCAGGAAAGAACTCGAAGTGTTAAAAAAACAATTCGTTATTGAATAA
- the wrbA gene encoding NAD(P)H:quinone oxidoreductase: MKVLIIYYSTYGNVYKMAKLVAEGVKEVKGAEPVIRTVRELIPENVIESREDMKAGKEMQKDVPLVTLEDFKEAGAIAFGTPTRFGNVSAQLKNQIDQLTSLWLAGELEGKPAGIFVSTASLHGGQETTILTLMGPLLHLGMILVGVPYSVKELFSTQGGGSPYGPGHIAGVDSKREIDQQEATICRALGRRLADVGLGLQKK; encoded by the coding sequence ATGAAAGTACTCATTATCTATTACAGCACCTACGGCAACGTATACAAGATGGCGAAACTCGTGGCAGAGGGGGTTAAGGAGGTTAAAGGGGCAGAGCCTGTTATCCGCACAGTTCGCGAATTGATCCCTGAGAATGTCATCGAGTCCCGTGAGGATATGAAGGCTGGTAAGGAGATGCAGAAAGACGTTCCTCTCGTTACGTTAGAAGATTTCAAGGAGGCTGGGGCTATCGCTTTTGGGACACCAACAAGGTTTGGGAATGTATCTGCACAACTAAAAAACCAGATTGACCAACTTACATCGTTGTGGCTTGCAGGGGAATTAGAGGGCAAGCCGGCTGGGATCTTTGTCTCTACAGCGAGTCTTCACGGAGGACAAGAGACGACGATCCTTACCCTGATGGGTCCTTTGCTGCATCTTGGCATGATCCTTGTAGGTGTACCTTACTCAGTCAAAGAGCTTTTTTCGACACAGGGCGGTGGCTCTCCATACGGACCTGGCCATATTGCGGGAGTGGACAGTAAGCGGGAAATTGACCAGCAGGAGGCGACAATTTGTCGTGCCTTAGGGCGTCGGCTTGCTGATGTGGGACTCGGATTACAAAAGAAGTAA
- a CDS encoding glycogen/starch/alpha-glucan phosphorylase, with product MVKQSQKRQISSPIDTGENTRTGTSTASLKQAILDNLYYIQGCTPELAMPNDWYMAVARTVRDRMLDHFIHALKRLQSPKVKIVSYLSAEFLMGPHLGNNLLNLGITDQTREAVKELGLELDELLVQEEEPGLGNGGLGRLAACYMDSLATMNVPAIGYGIRYEFGIFDQEIRDGWQIEKTDKWLRLGNPWEICRPETSYEVNFGGHTVQYLDDNGCFRVRWIPHRVVKGIAYDTPVPSYRNDMVDLLRLWKSEAIESFDFQAFNVGDYYKAVDEKVISETVSKVLYPNDEPEIGKTLRLAQQYFLVTCSLQDMISIHLMRGKGIETFHESFAVQLNDTYPSIAVAELMRLLVDEHLMGWDTAWQITEKTMSYTNHSLLPEALEKWSLPLFGRTLPRHLEIIYEINRRFLDGVRLRYPGDDGRVARLSLIDESGEKYVRMAHLASVGSHRINGVSALHSNLLTKTVLKDLYDLYPDRFVNVTNGVTPRRWIALSNAELTALITKSIGDRWIRYFEDEIRKIEPLADDAGFREEWGKVKRNNKSRLAAIIKERTGVVTDTDSLFDIQVKRIHEYKRQHLNVLNIITLYNRIKKDPGQEIIPRTFIFGGKAAPGYFMAKLIIKLINSVAGVVNKDQDVAGRLKVVFFPDFNVKNAHHIYPAADLSEQISTAGKEAAGTGNMKFSMNGALTIGTLDGANVEIREEVGHENFFLFGLTADEVHDQKVKGYNPRGYYDSNPHLREAIDQIRSGHFSGGHGELFEPLVDNLLNHDPFMLLADYQAYIDCQDRVSSVYRDQERWVRMSILNVARMGKFSSDRSIREYCDNIWKINPVKGE from the coding sequence ATGGTCAAACAATCACAAAAAAGACAGATTTCATCACCTATTGACACAGGTGAGAATACCCGGACTGGGACAAGCACTGCCTCATTAAAACAGGCAATCCTCGACAACCTCTATTATATCCAGGGGTGTACACCGGAACTTGCCATGCCGAACGACTGGTACATGGCCGTAGCCCGTACGGTACGGGACAGGATGCTGGACCATTTTATCCATGCACTCAAGAGGTTGCAGAGTCCGAAGGTGAAAATTGTCAGCTACCTCTCGGCAGAGTTCCTGATGGGGCCGCACTTAGGCAATAATCTCCTGAACCTGGGGATCACCGACCAGACGCGGGAGGCGGTCAAAGAACTTGGTCTGGAACTGGATGAGCTGCTCGTGCAGGAGGAAGAGCCGGGGCTTGGTAACGGTGGCCTCGGGAGGCTTGCTGCCTGCTATATGGATTCCCTTGCAACCATGAACGTGCCGGCGATCGGATACGGTATCCGGTATGAGTTCGGCATCTTTGACCAGGAGATCCGCGATGGATGGCAGATTGAAAAGACTGACAAGTGGCTTCGCCTGGGTAACCCGTGGGAGATATGCAGACCGGAAACATCCTATGAAGTGAATTTCGGCGGGCATACGGTGCAGTATCTTGATGACAACGGATGTTTCAGAGTCCGCTGGATCCCACACCGTGTGGTCAAGGGAATTGCCTATGACACCCCTGTCCCGTCCTACCGGAACGATATGGTGGACCTGCTCAGGCTATGGAAATCAGAGGCAATCGAATCCTTTGACTTCCAGGCATTTAATGTCGGCGACTATTACAAGGCCGTGGACGAGAAGGTCATTTCCGAGACGGTGAGCAAGGTCCTCTACCCGAATGACGAACCCGAAATTGGAAAGACACTCCGTCTTGCTCAACAGTATTTCTTAGTCACCTGCTCGCTTCAGGATATGATCAGCATTCATCTCATGCGGGGAAAGGGCATTGAGACATTCCACGAGAGCTTTGCCGTGCAATTGAACGATACCTATCCTTCAATTGCCGTAGCAGAACTCATGCGCCTTCTGGTGGACGAGCATCTGATGGGCTGGGACACTGCCTGGCAGATAACAGAGAAAACCATGTCGTACACCAACCATTCGCTGCTGCCCGAGGCACTCGAAAAATGGTCCCTGCCGTTGTTCGGCCGTACGCTCCCACGACATCTTGAGATCATCTATGAGATCAACCGCAGATTTCTCGACGGCGTCCGTCTCAGATACCCCGGCGATGATGGGCGGGTTGCCCGTCTTTCGCTTATCGACGAGAGCGGGGAAAAGTATGTCCGCATGGCACATCTTGCCTCTGTGGGAAGCCATCGGATCAATGGCGTCTCAGCGCTGCACAGCAATCTTCTTACAAAGACCGTTCTGAAAGACCTGTACGATCTCTATCCGGATCGTTTCGTGAATGTGACGAACGGTGTGACCCCAAGGCGCTGGATAGCCTTGAGCAACGCGGAACTCACGGCTCTGATTACCAAGAGCATCGGTGACAGATGGATCAGGTATTTTGAAGATGAGATCAGGAAGATAGAGCCCTTAGCGGATGATGCAGGGTTCCGCGAGGAATGGGGAAAGGTCAAGCGTAACAACAAGTCCAGACTTGCCGCGATCATAAAAGAACGAACTGGTGTTGTGACGGATACTGATTCGCTTTTCGATATCCAGGTGAAGCGGATCCATGAATACAAACGCCAGCACCTGAACGTGCTCAACATCATCACGTTGTACAATCGCATCAAGAAAGACCCCGGGCAGGAGATTATCCCCCGCACCTTTATCTTCGGAGGAAAGGCCGCACCCGGCTACTTCATGGCAAAGCTGATCATCAAGCTGATCAATTCAGTTGCCGGGGTAGTAAACAAAGATCAGGATGTGGCAGGAAGGTTAAAGGTTGTCTTTTTTCCGGACTTTAATGTGAAGAATGCGCACCATATCTATCCAGCCGCAGACCTCTCTGAGCAGATATCAACTGCCGGTAAAGAGGCCGCGGGCACAGGAAATATGAAATTTTCGATGAACGGCGCCCTCACCATCGGTACCCTTGACGGCGCGAATGTCGAGATCCGTGAGGAGGTCGGACATGAGAACTTCTTCCTCTTCGGTCTGACCGCTGACGAAGTCCACGACCAGAAGGTGAAGGGCTATAATCCCAGAGGCTACTATGACTCAAACCCGCACCTCCGGGAGGCTATCGATCAGATCCGGTCAGGCCATTTTTCTGGTGGGCATGGGGAACTTTTCGAACCCCTAGTAGACAACCTCCTGAACCATGACCCATTCATGCTCCTGGCCGATTATCAGGCGTATATTGATTGCCAGGACAGGGTTAGTTCGGTTTATCGTGATCAGGAACGCTGGGTGCGCATGTCGATCCTGAACGTGGCACGCATGGGGAAGTTTTCTTCTGACCGGTCGATACGGGAATACTGCGATAATATCTGGAAGATAAATCCGGTTAAAGGGGAGTAA